A region from the Sandaracinus amylolyticus genome encodes:
- a CDS encoding transglycosylase SLT domain-containing protein, with protein sequence MRGNSAWCCLLSLASILVIAGGATPASAWDGPMCASDGVSMWGVSTAGDATWSEAGVAPSSRFSDASLTSGPREGEPAVLACLPSAPAYTGAPAYIGPSSPTSAAPTLDARFEAARRAYASLAAHRAASRDADALISLATLRELVPELSDRWDLIEGEMRPADRRGCEAYERAAASPHSAVAARGRVGRVRCLLEVRDRRADVELRALLARYPELPEALDLRLLEAEVREERGDVRGAIAILRDIDLTSPDVPAAERARASVARLEAAGHRVPPFTPLQIVERLDRIVRRGAPDFARAEIERVQSMRLPRRELAEVTLLAARIARVEGRFEDAAQLMHQARGATDDADIRAQAEDLAAAAVARAEDDARAELARFTGRARTLRTVNTTRLFGYLRTAARAGLRPEVDAALDELATRSLPCGLRLEAGVLASGAGDDERVARVLEQCVSAPGSIGVASRYHRARALERLGRHDDARAELSQVITQDRTETRWYALWARQWLGGEQVASATTTSALEPGKAREHDGGAPAPTLVVDAPSPRTTVVAPQPAPSPTSEDASEEELDAPIDAPAPRFRPMPRDEIEQRLAAIAETHRVGYPWLTRALAMLRLGDDAGVTDELHEAFLAWYQARGRSALRAGVEAVYRGATPPRMRAESGEVLRARRQLGVADAGVLGDIAASLGDFGLAIRFGGRSRAAMRPRAYEQIVNEVARERGLDPNLLLAVMRVESVYNPRIVSYAGAVGLLQIMPRTGRLIARSMGREAEFGVDDLLDPRTNIEFAAWYLSSLIRRFEGRVPLAIASYNGGPHNVRRWLRDHSEDMPIDAFCERIPFDQTHRYVRRVLGHWAAYRAQQGLPMVELDPSIPELEADRVAF encoded by the coding sequence GTGCGCGGCAATTCCGCGTGGTGCTGCCTTCTGTCGCTGGCGTCGATCCTCGTGATCGCCGGCGGCGCGACGCCCGCGAGCGCGTGGGACGGGCCGATGTGCGCGTCCGACGGCGTGTCGATGTGGGGCGTGTCGACCGCGGGCGATGCCACGTGGAGCGAGGCGGGTGTTGCTCCGTCCTCGAGGTTCTCCGACGCGAGTCTGACGTCGGGGCCGCGGGAAGGCGAGCCCGCCGTGCTCGCTTGTCTGCCCAGCGCTCCGGCGTACACGGGCGCTCCCGCCTACATCGGGCCGTCGTCGCCCACGTCGGCGGCCCCGACGCTCGACGCGCGCTTCGAGGCTGCACGCCGCGCGTACGCGTCGCTCGCCGCACATCGCGCGGCGAGCCGTGACGCCGATGCGCTCATCTCGCTCGCGACGCTGCGCGAGCTGGTGCCCGAGCTCTCCGATCGCTGGGATCTGATCGAGGGCGAGATGCGCCCCGCCGATCGTCGAGGCTGCGAGGCGTACGAGCGCGCGGCAGCGAGCCCGCACTCCGCCGTCGCGGCGCGCGGTCGCGTCGGTCGCGTGCGCTGTCTGCTCGAGGTGCGCGATCGCCGCGCCGACGTCGAGCTGCGCGCGCTGCTCGCGCGCTACCCCGAGCTGCCCGAGGCGCTCGATCTTCGCCTGCTCGAGGCGGAGGTGCGCGAGGAGCGCGGCGACGTGCGCGGCGCGATCGCGATCCTTCGCGACATCGATCTCACGAGCCCCGACGTGCCCGCGGCGGAGCGGGCGCGCGCGTCGGTCGCGCGACTGGAGGCAGCCGGTCATCGGGTTCCGCCGTTCACGCCCCTCCAGATCGTCGAGCGGCTCGATCGCATCGTGCGCCGCGGCGCGCCCGACTTCGCGCGCGCCGAGATCGAGCGCGTGCAGTCGATGCGCCTGCCGCGCCGCGAGCTCGCGGAGGTGACGCTGCTCGCGGCGCGCATCGCGCGCGTCGAGGGGCGCTTCGAGGATGCGGCGCAGCTGATGCACCAGGCGCGCGGCGCGACCGACGACGCCGACATCCGCGCGCAGGCCGAGGACCTCGCGGCGGCGGCAGTCGCGCGCGCGGAGGACGATGCGCGCGCCGAGCTCGCGCGCTTCACCGGTCGCGCGCGCACGCTGCGCACGGTGAACACCACGCGTCTCTTCGGGTACCTGCGCACCGCGGCGCGCGCGGGGCTGCGCCCCGAGGTCGACGCCGCGCTCGACGAGCTCGCGACGCGCTCGCTGCCCTGCGGGCTGCGCCTCGAGGCAGGCGTGCTCGCGAGCGGCGCGGGCGACGACGAGCGGGTCGCGCGCGTGCTCGAGCAGTGCGTGAGCGCGCCGGGATCGATCGGCGTCGCGTCGCGCTACCACCGCGCCCGCGCGCTCGAGCGCCTCGGACGTCACGACGACGCGCGCGCCGAGCTCTCGCAGGTGATCACGCAGGATCGCACCGAGACGCGCTGGTACGCGCTCTGGGCGCGTCAGTGGCTCGGCGGCGAGCAGGTCGCGAGCGCGACGACGACGAGCGCGCTCGAGCCCGGCAAGGCACGCGAGCACGACGGCGGCGCGCCTGCACCGACGCTGGTCGTCGACGCGCCGAGCCCGCGCACCACGGTGGTCGCGCCGCAGCCCGCGCCGAGCCCGACCAGCGAGGACGCGAGCGAAGAAGAGCTCGATGCGCCCATCGACGCGCCCGCGCCGCGCTTCCGCCCGATGCCGCGCGACGAGATCGAGCAGCGCCTCGCGGCGATCGCGGAGACGCATCGTGTCGGCTATCCGTGGCTCACGCGCGCGCTCGCGATGCTGCGCCTCGGTGACGACGCGGGCGTCACCGACGAGCTCCACGAGGCCTTCCTCGCGTGGTACCAGGCGCGCGGTCGCAGCGCGCTGCGCGCGGGCGTCGAGGCGGTCTATCGCGGCGCCACGCCGCCGCGCATGCGCGCCGAGTCCGGTGAGGTGCTGCGCGCGCGCCGTCAGCTCGGCGTCGCGGATGCGGGCGTGCTCGGCGACATCGCCGCGTCGCTCGGCGACTTCGGTCTCGCGATTCGCTTCGGCGGCCGCTCGCGCGCCGCGATGCGGCCGCGCGCGTACGAGCAGATCGTGAACGAGGTCGCGCGCGAGCGCGGGCTCGATCCGAACCTGCTGCTCGCCGTGATGCGCGTGGAGAGCGTCTACAACCCGCGCATCGTCTCGTACGCGGGCGCGGTCGGTCTGCTGCAGATCATGCCGCGCACCGGTCGCCTCATCGCGCGCTCGATGGGCCGCGAGGCGGAGTTCGGCGTCGACGATCTGCTCGATCCGCGCACCAACATCGAGTTCGCGGCCTGGTATCTGTCGTCGCTGATCCGCCGCTTCGAAGGGCGCGTGCCGCTCGCGATCGCGTCGTACAACGGCGGTCCGCACAACGTGCGTCGCTGGCTGCGCGATCACTCCGAGGACATGCCGATCGATGCGTTCTGCGAGCGCATCCCGTTCGATCAGACCCATCGCTACGTGCGTCGCGTGCTCGGCCACTGGGCGGCGTATCGCGCGCAGCAGGGCCTCCCGATGGTCGAGCTCGATCCGAGCATCCCCGAGCTCGAAGCGGATCGCGTCGCGTTCTGA